In Anaerococcus prevotii DSM 20548, the genomic window GTCTTCGAGATTATGGTTAAGGCAGATGGTAGGCCGATAATTTCTACGATTTTGATGATAGTATCAGCCCTTACAAATATTATCCTAGACTATGTATTTATCTTTCGCTTCCATATGGGAGTGAGGGGAGCGGCTATTGCTACAGGGATCGCCCAAGTCCTTCCAACTATAGGTTATGTGGCATATTTTATGTCTCCTAAAGCCAAGCTTAAGTTTAGGAGCTTTAAGCTTAAGTTTTATAAGATTAAAGAAATCATATCCTATGGTTTCCCAGCAAGCCTTAACGAGCTTTCTTCTGGATTTGTGATTCTTTTGTTTAACAATGTAATCTCAGCCTATTACGGGACAGAGGGACTTGCAGCCTTTTCTGTAATCTCTTATATAATGATATTTGTTGTAAATACCATGATTGCAGTAAACCAAGCAAGCCAGCCCCTTCTTTCTTTCTATTTCGGCAGGGAAAGCTATGAGGATGTCTTAAGGATAAGAAAGTACATGCTAAGGACAGTAGCCCTCCTAAGTCTTATGATCTTTGTGATTATAGAGCTTAGGCCAGAGTTTTTTGTAAATGTCTTTATAGCAGATTATGAGGAAGCTTTCCTTCCCTTTGCAGTAAGAGCCTTGAGGATATTTGCCATTTCCTACCTTATCATGGGCTTTAACATCATAAATGCAGGCTATATGACTTCTGTAAAAAAACCTCGCTATGACT contains:
- a CDS encoding MATE family efflux transporter, which codes for MKNTLLKSYFKYLIPTILTMILFSTYTMVDGIFVGQGVGAEGISAVNVAMPFITLTFSLSILISIGSLNLITYQLGKDDKEKADEFFSIGLVLSLIVAISISVFTYIFMDPLIKVLGASPEISHIVRDYLSVIIFFTPFYVMAYVFEIMVKADGRPIISTILMIVSALTNIILDYVFIFRFHMGVRGAAIATGIAQVLPTIGYVAYFMSPKAKLKFRSFKLKFYKIKEIISYGFPASLNELSSGFVILLFNNVISAYYGTEGLAAFSVISYIMIFVVNTMIAVNQASQPLLSFYFGRESYEDVLRIRKYMLRTVALLSLMIFVIIELRPEFFVNVFIADYEEAFLPFAVRALRIFAISYLIMGFNIINAGYMTSVKKPRYDFYITMVRGYVLMAILVYALPLALGKEIIWHVATITEFVTMIFSIFFIRDEIKEIHKLERIRDKHIKKKYQ